A section of the Petrimonas sulfuriphila genome encodes:
- a CDS encoding DEAD/DEAH box helicase, translated as MAKKTTTSKTKTTRKKNIKKSVPKVSQLLRPEKMSLEEWQVLLRKQAAQRELLDIVPVNRKQALGDFNVRNPQTDYLYKVAFRGIGSAWNYCSCPDFKTNQLGTCKHIEAVQLHLENKRKRVPNELVPPYTSVYLSYKGERDVRIRIGSDNKEAFTRLAAPYFSAQGVLKEDKYEQFSDFLQQAQQIDDTFRCYNDALEFIIEKRETLRRIRLLNNKYAEGKLSGLLRTRLYPYQEEGILYAARKGRSIIADEMGLGKTIQAIGAAELMRKEFNISSVLILCPTSLKYQWKKEIEKFTGDTALVIEGNHLKRREQYNRDVFYKIVSYQSANNDIKILKSLYADLLIMDEAQRLKNWNTQIAKAARHIRSQYTIVLSGTPLENKIEELYSIAQFVNPYCLGPYYKLIDKCLVRSETGKTIGYQNLNEVGDSIRNILIRRRKRDVNIQLPSRLDKILFVPMTEEQRGMHEEFKLNVAQLIYKWQKMRFLSESDRKRLLLLLSQMRMVCDSTYILDQKTRFDTKIDELMNVLDEFFEETDEKVVIFSQWERMTRLVAAELDEKGIQYEYLHGGVPSEKRKTLMDNFTENPDSRVFISTDAGSTGLNLQIASLIINLDLPWNPAVLEQRIARIHRMGQKNNVQVINFVSADSIEEQMLTKLNFKSSMFEGILDGGSDSIFLEDSKFDKLMQTVQEFAAIGDETVETATSTVSVNEMEKFNVAEEKNEIPLSETMIPDVEPEIQDESPKTSVSPTASPEISPEQLVSQSIHLFGAFARTLSSPEATEKLVDSLMETDNETGRTSLKIPVPDRDTVVSVMGAIGKLLGGMK; from the coding sequence ATGGCAAAAAAAACAACCACTTCAAAAACAAAAACTACGCGTAAAAAAAACATAAAGAAATCGGTTCCCAAAGTATCGCAACTACTTCGTCCCGAGAAAATGAGTCTCGAAGAGTGGCAGGTTCTTCTCCGAAAGCAAGCCGCGCAAAGGGAGCTGTTAGACATCGTACCCGTCAACAGAAAACAGGCACTCGGCGACTTCAACGTGAGAAACCCGCAAACGGATTATCTCTATAAAGTGGCGTTCAGGGGTATCGGCAGCGCGTGGAATTATTGCTCGTGTCCCGATTTCAAAACCAACCAACTCGGCACCTGTAAACACATTGAAGCCGTGCAACTGCATCTCGAAAATAAACGGAAACGCGTACCCAACGAACTTGTGCCGCCATATACCTCGGTGTATTTATCATACAAAGGCGAACGCGACGTGCGCATCCGCATCGGGTCAGACAACAAAGAAGCCTTTACCCGATTGGCAGCACCATACTTTTCTGCCCAAGGTGTTTTAAAAGAAGACAAATACGAACAGTTCTCCGATTTTTTGCAGCAAGCCCAACAAATAGACGACACATTCCGCTGCTACAACGACGCGCTGGAATTTATTATCGAAAAACGCGAAACCCTCCGCCGCATCCGGCTGCTGAACAACAAATATGCCGAAGGCAAACTGTCCGGTTTACTCCGCACACGCCTTTATCCCTATCAGGAAGAAGGTATCCTGTATGCCGCGCGCAAAGGCCGAAGTATTATTGCAGATGAAATGGGATTGGGTAAAACCATACAAGCCATCGGTGCCGCCGAGTTGATGCGCAAAGAATTCAACATCTCATCCGTGCTTATTCTCTGCCCTACATCGCTTAAATACCAGTGGAAAAAAGAAATCGAAAAATTCACGGGCGATACGGCGCTCGTTATCGAAGGGAATCACCTGAAACGGCGCGAACAATACAACCGCGATGTGTTTTACAAAATAGTATCGTACCAAAGCGCGAACAACGACATTAAAATCCTGAAATCGTTGTACGCCGACCTGCTTATTATGGACGAAGCACAACGCCTCAAAAACTGGAACACGCAAATTGCGAAAGCCGCACGTCACATACGCTCGCAATACACAATAGTCCTTTCGGGCACGCCGCTCGAAAACAAAATCGAAGAACTCTACTCCATCGCCCAGTTTGTAAATCCCTATTGCCTGGGGCCGTATTACAAATTAATAGACAAATGCCTGGTGCGTTCCGAAACAGGCAAAACCATCGGATACCAAAACCTGAACGAAGTAGGCGATTCAATCCGCAACATCCTCATTCGCCGCCGCAAGCGCGATGTAAACATACAACTTCCCTCACGCTTAGACAAAATCCTTTTCGTGCCCATGACCGAAGAACAGCGCGGTATGCACGAAGAGTTTAAATTGAACGTGGCACAGTTGATTTACAAATGGCAAAAAATGCGTTTCCTGAGCGAAAGCGACCGCAAACGCCTTCTTTTACTACTGAGCCAAATGCGGATGGTGTGCGACAGCACCTACATTTTAGATCAGAAAACGCGGTTCGATACGAAAATAGATGAATTGATGAACGTACTCGACGAGTTCTTCGAAGAAACCGATGAAAAAGTTGTCATTTTCAGTCAGTGGGAGCGCATGACGCGTCTGGTGGCTGCCGAGCTGGACGAAAAAGGAATACAGTACGAATACCTGCACGGCGGCGTACCGTCTGAAAAGCGAAAAACGCTGATGGACAATTTCACGGAGAATCCCGACAGCCGCGTTTTCATCTCAACCGACGCCGGAAGCACGGGGCTGAACCTGCAAATAGCGTCGCTGATTATAAACCTGGATTTACCGTGGAATCCTGCTGTACTCGAACAGCGCATCGCGCGCATCCACCGAATGGGACAGAAAAACAACGTACAGGTAATCAACTTCGTATCGGCCGACAGCATAGAGGAACAGATGCTCACGAAACTGAATTTCAAGTCGTCGATGTTTGAGGGTATTTTAGACGGAGGTTCCGATTCCATTTTCCTCGAAGACAGCAAATTCGACAAACTGATGCAAACCGTTCAGGAGTTTGCCGCCATTGGAGACGAAACTGTCGAAACGGCCACTTCAACCGTAAGCGTCAACGAAATGGAGAAATTCAACGTCGCTGAAGAAAAGAACGAAATACCGCTAAGCGAAACAATGATTCCCGACGTTGAACCGGAAATACAGGACGAAAGCCCCAAAACGTCCGTTTCGCCAACAGCATCGCCTGAAATTTCTCCCGAACAGCTCGTTTCGCAAAGCATCCATCTTTTCGGAGCTTTTGCCCGAACGTTATCTTCACCCGAAGCCACCGAAAAATTAGTAGATTCGCTCATGGAAACAGATAACGAAACCGGCAGGACATCGCTCAAAATTCCTGTCCCCGACCGCGACACCGTTGTATCTGTAATGGGAGCGATTGGAAAATTGTTGGGAGGAATGAAATGA
- a CDS encoding NAD(+) synthase, translating into MKINEYGFVRVAAASPKVKVADCDYNVSEIKSMIDVAEKENVQIVCFPELSITSYTCGDLFFQAALQQKAVEALLELAGFIKKKPSLIAIVGLPLLLKNSLYNVAAVISHEGVLGFVPKTYIPNNNEFYEKRWFAGSRDLNNFFVEINGESIPVSSDGMIFHTPFASFGIEICEDLWMPVPPSSKLAMQGADIIFNLSASNELVGKNAYRKSLVLQQSGRCNAAYVYASAGCGESSTDLVFSGAATIAENATLLAEGKRFSLDNEMIISDIDVVALRGDRLKNSNFIPPQEESVSEIECALEAVSTGKWHRKFNPYPFIPSPEKEDEYLSEVFNIQTAGLAKRLQHTGIKTVTMGISGGLDSTLALLVTTKTFDFLGLPRENIIGITMPGFGTTGRTYNNAVELMKSVGVTVKEIPIVNAVTQHLKDIEQDINLHDITYENAQARERTQILMDYANKINGLVVGTGNLSELALGWATYNGDHMSMYGVNASVPKTLVKTLVRWIADTQMGDQPRKILHDILDTPFSPELLPADKEGKIAQKTEHFIGPYELHDFFLHRMLRYGDSPKRIYFIAQQAFVNQYSPEEILKWLKVFYKRFFAQQFKRSCMPDGPKVGSVNLSPRGDWRMPSDAVVNVWLKELEN; encoded by the coding sequence ATGAAAATCAACGAGTACGGTTTTGTCAGGGTGGCAGCGGCATCTCCCAAGGTGAAAGTGGCCGACTGCGATTACAATGTTTCGGAAATCAAATCGATGATCGATGTTGCCGAAAAAGAGAACGTCCAAATCGTATGCTTTCCAGAACTAAGCATAACCTCGTATACATGCGGAGACCTGTTCTTTCAGGCCGCTTTGCAGCAAAAGGCCGTTGAAGCACTGCTCGAGCTGGCCGGCTTCATAAAGAAGAAGCCTTCGCTCATCGCCATTGTGGGACTTCCGTTGCTGCTAAAAAACAGCTTGTACAATGTGGCTGCGGTTATTTCACACGAAGGGGTATTGGGTTTTGTCCCCAAAACGTATATTCCCAACAACAACGAGTTTTACGAGAAACGATGGTTTGCGGGAAGCCGTGACCTGAACAATTTTTTTGTCGAGATCAACGGGGAAAGCATACCTGTCTCTTCCGACGGGATGATTTTTCACACGCCGTTCGCGTCTTTCGGAATCGAGATCTGTGAAGACCTTTGGATGCCAGTGCCCCCTTCTTCGAAACTAGCGATGCAGGGTGCCGACATCATCTTTAACCTTTCCGCCAGCAACGAGCTGGTAGGCAAAAACGCGTACCGGAAATCATTGGTTTTACAGCAGTCGGGGCGTTGCAATGCCGCGTATGTCTATGCTTCTGCCGGATGCGGAGAGTCGTCCACCGATCTGGTTTTTTCCGGTGCGGCAACCATTGCCGAAAACGCCACGCTGCTTGCCGAAGGGAAACGTTTCTCCCTGGATAACGAGATGATCATTTCCGACATCGATGTCGTGGCTTTACGAGGCGACCGGCTAAAGAACAGCAATTTCATCCCTCCACAGGAGGAGTCTGTTTCAGAGATTGAATGTGCGCTGGAAGCGGTTTCTACGGGAAAATGGCACCGGAAGTTCAACCCGTATCCCTTCATCCCGTCACCGGAAAAAGAAGATGAGTATTTAAGCGAAGTTTTCAACATACAAACGGCGGGGCTAGCAAAACGATTACAACACACAGGAATCAAGACAGTAACTATGGGCATTTCGGGCGGACTGGATTCTACGCTGGCACTGCTGGTTACTACAAAAACCTTTGATTTTCTCGGACTTCCACGCGAAAATATAATCGGGATCACCATGCCCGGATTTGGAACAACCGGCAGAACTTATAATAATGCTGTGGAATTAATGAAATCAGTTGGAGTAACGGTAAAAGAAATCCCGATTGTCAATGCCGTTACCCAACACCTGAAAGATATTGAACAAGATATCAACCTTCACGATATCACCTACGAAAATGCCCAGGCGCGCGAACGAACACAAATTTTGATGGATTATGCCAATAAAATCAATGGTTTGGTGGTGGGAACCGGAAATTTATCGGAACTGGCGTTGGGTTGGGCAACCTACAACGGCGACCACATGTCGATGTACGGAGTAAACGCAAGCGTTCCAAAAACATTGGTTAAGACGCTGGTACGCTGGATTGCCGACACGCAGATGGGCGACCAACCCCGGAAAATTCTTCATGACATCCTCGACACGCCCTTCAGTCCGGAACTGCTTCCGGCAGACAAAGAGGGGAAAATTGCCCAAAAGACCGAGCATTTCATCGGCCCATACGAACTACACGACTTTTTCCTGCACCGGATGCTTCGTTACGGAGATTCCCCCAAACGAATCTATTTCATCGCACAACAGGCATTCGTCAATCAATATTCCCCGGAAGAGATCCTGAAATGGCTGAAAGTTTTCTATAAACGTTTTTTTGCCCAGCAATTCAAGCGCTCCTGCATGCCCGACGGCCCCAAAGTGGGCTCCGTCAATCTCTCTCCCCGCGGCGACTGGCGTATGCCTAGCGATGCCGTGGTAAATGTATGGTTAAAAGAACTGGAGAATTAA
- a CDS encoding phosphotransferase, producing the protein MRMKELVQLFKNYTGKSAPKIDPLPSSGSNRRYYRLRQDEVSVVGVYGQSKEENHAFIELSRHFHKQRLNTPRVLAVSGDEMFYIQEDLGDSVLFDALKAGRLTGVFSTEEKEILHKTIALLADFQVLGAKDLDFSVCYPQAEFNHRSVHWDLNYFKYNFLKTTGMEFQEDLLENDFDKLSQHLLQDESDTFLYRDFQSRNVMLVDGRPYFIDYQGGRKGPVHYDVASFLWQAKANFPDDLRDELIKTYIASLKKYREVDEAEFIEKLRLFVLFRTLQVLGAYGFRGYFEKKPHFIQSIPFALNNLRELLKGGFDEYPYLTGMLNEMVGLKQFADTQKRELEVRVFSFAYKKGIPNDVSGNGGGYVFDCRAINNPGKYERFSHFTGLDEEVIKFLEEDGEMELFLDNIYPLVDSHVKRYMERNFTSLMVSFGCTGGQHRSVYAAQRMAEHISKKFGIKVSLVHREQNLEQEFRSR; encoded by the coding sequence ATCCGCATGAAAGAATTAGTACAATTATTTAAGAACTATACCGGAAAGTCGGCCCCCAAAATAGACCCTCTGCCTTCGTCAGGATCCAACCGCAGGTATTACCGGTTAAGGCAGGACGAAGTATCTGTTGTAGGGGTATACGGACAATCCAAAGAGGAGAATCACGCTTTTATCGAACTCTCGCGCCATTTTCACAAACAGCGGCTAAATACCCCCCGGGTGCTTGCAGTTTCCGGTGATGAAATGTTTTACATCCAAGAAGATTTGGGAGACAGCGTACTTTTCGATGCGCTGAAAGCCGGGCGACTGACGGGCGTGTTCAGTACGGAAGAAAAGGAGATACTGCACAAGACCATTGCCCTGTTGGCCGATTTTCAGGTGCTGGGGGCTAAAGATCTCGATTTCAGCGTGTGTTATCCCCAGGCCGAATTCAATCACCGTTCGGTACACTGGGATTTAAATTACTTCAAGTACAACTTCCTAAAAACCACCGGTATGGAATTCCAGGAAGATCTTCTGGAAAACGATTTTGATAAACTATCCCAACACCTGCTTCAGGACGAGTCGGACACGTTTCTGTACCGTGACTTCCAGTCGCGCAACGTGATGCTTGTTGACGGCCGTCCTTACTTCATAGACTACCAGGGAGGGAGAAAAGGTCCAGTGCACTATGATGTGGCTTCGTTTTTGTGGCAGGCAAAAGCCAATTTCCCGGATGACCTGCGCGATGAACTCATCAAGACATACATCGCTTCACTCAAAAAGTACAGGGAGGTAGACGAAGCCGAATTCATAGAAAAGCTCCGGCTGTTCGTACTGTTCCGCACGTTGCAGGTCCTTGGCGCCTATGGATTCAGGGGGTATTTCGAAAAGAAGCCACACTTTATCCAGAGTATTCCGTTCGCGCTCAACAACCTTCGGGAGCTACTCAAGGGTGGTTTCGACGAATATCCCTATCTGACCGGAATGCTGAACGAGATGGTCGGCCTGAAACAGTTTGCCGACACTCAAAAACGCGAACTCGAGGTACGGGTATTCAGCTTCGCATACAAAAAAGGAATCCCCAACGATGTATCGGGAAACGGCGGCGGGTATGTGTTCGATTGCCGTGCGATAAACAATCCCGGGAAGTACGAACGGTTCAGCCATTTCACGGGACTGGACGAAGAGGTCATTAAGTTTCTGGAGGAGGATGGCGAAATGGAACTGTTTTTAGACAACATTTACCCGCTGGTCGACAGCCACGTGAAACGATATATGGAAAGGAACTTCACTAGCCTCATGGTCTCGTTCGGCTGCACAGGCGGACAACACCGGTCGGTTTACGCCGCACAGAGAATGGCGGAACATATCTCAAAAAAATTCGGAATCAAAGTGTCTCTCGTTCACCGGGAGCAGAACCTGGAACAGGAGTTTAGAAGCAGATAA
- a CDS encoding nucleotidyltransferase family protein, translating into MKAMIFAAGLGTRLKPLTDTMPKALVPVAGKPLLWHTIQKLKAAGFDEIIINVHHFAEQIIDYVRANDNFGIRIEFSDESQQLLDTGGGIKKASWFFDDEKPFLIHNVDILSDIDLQSFYRFHSSGDATATLVVSERETARYLLFDKNHHLTGWINEKSGEIKSPFPDFNSDRYKKLAFSGIQSLHPSIFDYMQDFPEKFSIIDFYLSVCKIERITAFIPQNLQLIDVGKIDSLTEAEKFY; encoded by the coding sequence ATGAAAGCAATGATTTTTGCTGCCGGACTCGGCACGAGGCTTAAGCCCCTGACGGACACCATGCCCAAAGCGTTGGTTCCCGTGGCGGGAAAACCGCTGCTGTGGCATACGATACAGAAGTTGAAAGCAGCCGGCTTTGATGAAATCATCATCAACGTGCACCATTTTGCGGAGCAAATTATCGATTACGTGCGGGCAAACGATAATTTCGGGATCCGTATCGAATTTTCCGACGAAAGCCAGCAACTTCTAGATACCGGAGGCGGCATTAAAAAAGCCTCCTGGTTTTTCGACGATGAGAAGCCGTTTTTAATTCACAACGTGGATATTCTTTCGGATATCGATTTACAAAGCTTCTACCGTTTTCACTCTTCCGGCGATGCCACCGCCACACTTGTGGTCAGTGAACGCGAAACAGCACGGTATCTTCTTTTCGACAAGAACCATCATTTAACCGGATGGATTAATGAAAAATCGGGAGAAATAAAATCACCTTTTCCCGATTTCAACAGTGACCGTTATAAGAAACTCGCATTCTCGGGAATCCAGAGCCTGCATCCTTCCATCTTTGACTATATGCAAGATTTCCCCGAAAAATTCTCCATTATCGATTTCTATCTGTCGGTTTGCAAAATAGAAAGAATAACGGCATTCATTCCTCAAAATTTGCAATTAATTGATGTAGGAAAAATAGATTCACTCACAGAAGCTGAAAAGTTTTATTAA
- a CDS encoding DUF4855 domain-containing protein, translated as MIVCSNGYNGNSDDEIIFREDVKLENHKHYKAVPNDLVLIYDGGIHRNIKWDKNHFSPYVSTLKSEKHTLLFDGFLFLEIKDGKGRGFASGYEKLAARKTEWTALLENYFSEGNAIHALNAQLEDVFLSGKIADELDKRKVVLALPEPIPNQTDWGELDGISLNFSNKKDRLKACKWYIDYAEQLFKKANFNYVELVGFYWLAEEATNSRDLAKDVAAFIYKKDYDFYWIPYFNSDGYQEWKSLGFNQVYYQPNYFFNEKVPFTQLQEACERARNNQMNMEVEFDERVLKNSKDWGQRLNDYLDVFEKNGVFDSLKVAYYQGGDAFYRLSQSKYSEDVQLYNRLIDIIISRQKVKK; from the coding sequence TTGATTGTTTGTTCTAATGGATATAATGGCAACAGCGATGACGAAATTATTTTTCGTGAAGACGTGAAATTAGAAAATCACAAACATTACAAGGCTGTTCCTAATGATTTAGTCCTTATTTATGATGGTGGAATTCATCGAAATATAAAGTGGGATAAAAATCATTTCTCGCCCTATGTTTCCACATTGAAAAGCGAAAAACACACATTATTGTTCGACGGATTTTTGTTTTTGGAAATAAAAGATGGAAAAGGACGGGGATTTGCGTCGGGTTATGAGAAGTTAGCCGCACGCAAAACAGAATGGACGGCATTACTTGAAAATTACTTTTCCGAAGGCAATGCTATTCATGCGCTAAATGCCCAATTAGAAGATGTTTTTCTAAGCGGTAAGATAGCGGACGAATTAGACAAAAGGAAAGTTGTTTTAGCTCTGCCGGAACCCATTCCAAATCAAACAGATTGGGGGGAACTGGATGGTATAAGTTTAAATTTTTCTAATAAAAAAGACCGGTTAAAAGCGTGTAAATGGTATATAGATTATGCTGAACAACTTTTTAAAAAGGCAAATTTTAACTATGTAGAGTTAGTGGGCTTTTATTGGTTGGCCGAAGAAGCCACGAATAGTCGTGATTTAGCTAAGGACGTAGCAGCATTTATATACAAAAAAGATTATGATTTCTATTGGATTCCTTATTTTAATTCCGATGGATACCAAGAGTGGAAAAGTTTAGGTTTTAATCAAGTTTATTATCAGCCCAATTATTTTTTCAATGAGAAAGTTCCTTTCACACAGTTACAAGAAGCATGCGAGAGAGCAAGGAATAATCAAATGAACATGGAAGTGGAATTTGACGAAAGAGTGTTAAAGAACTCCAAGGACTGGGGACAACGGCTGAATGACTATTTAGATGTTTTTGAAAAAAACGGAGTTTTCGATTCTTTAAAAGTGGCTTATTATCAAGGAGGCGACGCCTTTTACCGTTTATCGCAATCGAAATATTCCGAAGATGTTCAATTATATAATCGATTGATTGATATCATCATAAGCAGACAAAAAGTGAAAAAATGA
- a CDS encoding AGE family epimerase/isomerase yields the protein MDLIKLEQLYKNELLDNILPFWLSKSQDYEFGGYFTCLDRQGNIFDTDKFIWLQARQVWLFSMLYNKVEKRQEWLDCAIQGAEFLKKHGHDGNFNWYFSLTREGKPLVEPYNIFSYTFATMAFGQLSLATGNPEYADIAKRTFDIILSKVDNPKGKWNKSHNGTRALKNFALPMILCNLSLEIEHLLDKPFLEQTMETCIHEVMEVFLRPELDGIIVENIHLDGGLSDTFDGRLVNPGHAIEAMWFIMDLGERQHRPELIEKAVKTTLTMIEYGWDKQYGGIFYFMDRLGHPTQQLEWDQKLWWVHIETLISLLKGYQLTGSKECLAWFEKIHDYTWSHFKDPEYPEWYGYLNRQGQVLLNLKGGKWKGCFHVPRGLYQCWKTLEKINK from the coding sequence ATGGATTTAATAAAACTAGAACAACTCTACAAAAACGAACTATTAGACAATATTCTTCCCTTTTGGTTGAGTAAATCGCAAGATTATGAGTTCGGCGGATACTTTACTTGCCTCGACCGTCAAGGAAACATTTTCGATACCGATAAGTTCATCTGGCTGCAAGCACGACAAGTATGGCTTTTTTCCATGCTATATAATAAAGTGGAAAAACGCCAAGAGTGGCTTGATTGCGCCATTCAAGGCGCCGAATTTCTGAAAAAACACGGACACGACGGCAACTTTAACTGGTATTTCTCACTTACACGCGAAGGAAAACCGCTCGTGGAGCCTTACAATATTTTTTCCTATACCTTCGCTACGATGGCTTTCGGACAATTGAGCCTCGCTACGGGTAACCCGGAATACGCCGATATCGCCAAGCGTACGTTCGATATTATTCTTTCAAAAGTAGATAACCCCAAAGGCAAATGGAACAAAAGCCACAATGGTACGCGCGCGTTGAAAAACTTTGCCCTGCCGATGATTCTCTGCAACCTTTCGTTGGAAATAGAACACCTGCTCGATAAACCGTTTCTTGAACAAACCATGGAAACGTGTATCCACGAGGTAATGGAAGTCTTTCTCCGCCCCGAACTCGACGGCATTATTGTAGAAAATATCCATCTTGATGGGGGCTTGTCCGATACGTTCGACGGACGCCTTGTCAATCCCGGGCACGCCATCGAAGCCATGTGGTTTATCATGGATTTGGGCGAACGCCAGCATCGTCCCGAACTGATAGAAAAAGCCGTAAAAACCACCCTCACGATGATTGAATACGGTTGGGACAAGCAGTACGGCGGCATCTTCTATTTCATGGACAGGTTGGGTCATCCCACGCAACAATTAGAATGGGATCAGAAACTTTGGTGGGTGCATATCGAAACGCTGATTTCCTTGCTCAAAGGCTATCAACTAACCGGTTCGAAAGAGTGTCTCGCCTGGTTCGAGAAAATACACGATTACACGTGGTCGCACTTCAAAGACCCGGAATATCCCGAATGGTATGGTTACCTCAATCGCCAAGGCCAAGTGCTGCTCAACCTCAAAGGCGGAAAATGGAAAGGCTGTTTCCATGTGCCGAGGGGATTGTATCAGTGTTGGAAAACGTTGGAAAAAATAAACAAATAA